A genome region from Nycticebus coucang isolate mNycCou1 chromosome 4, mNycCou1.pri, whole genome shotgun sequence includes the following:
- the YPEL5 gene encoding protein yippee-like 5: protein MGRIFLDHIGGTRLFSCANCDTILTNRSELISTRFTGATGRAFLFNKVVNLQYSEVQDRVMLTGRHMVRDVSCKNCNSKLGWIYEFATEDSQRYKEGRVILERALVRESEGFEEHVPSDNS from the exons ATGGGCAGGATTTTCCTTGATCATATTGGTGGTACCCGACTGTTTTCTTGTGCAAACTGTGATACGATCCTGACCAACCGCTCAGAACTCATCTCCACTCGGTTCACAGGTGCCACTGGCAGAGCGTTTCTTTTTAACAAG GTAGTTAACCTGCAATACAGTGAAGTTCAAGATCGGGTCATGCTCACTGGCCGCCACATGGTTCGAGATGTGAGCTGCAAAAACTGCAATAGCAAACTGGGATGGATCTATGAGTTTGCCACTGAAGACAGTCAGCGTTATAAGGAAGGCCGTGTGATCCTGGAACGTGCTCTAGTTCGAGAGAGTGAGGGCTTTGAGGAGCATGTACCATCTGATAACtcttga